A part of Mustelus asterias unplaced genomic scaffold, sMusAst1.hap1.1 HAP1_SCAFFOLD_311, whole genome shotgun sequence genomic DNA contains:
- the LOC144486284 gene encoding histone H2B 5-like, with protein MLDIIVKAPKKGAKKVIKKPGTKGGKKRRKSRKESYSIYIYKVMKQVHPDTGISSKAMSIMNSFVNDIFERIAGEASRLAHYNKRSTISSREIQTAVRLLLPGELAKHAVSEGTKAVTKYTSSK; from the coding sequence CTCCCAAGAAGGGAGCGAAGAAAGTGATTAAGAAACCGGGAACAAAGGGCGGCAAGAAGCGACGAAAGTcgaggaaggagagttactccatctacatctacaaagtgatgaagcaggttcaccccgacaccggcatctcctccaaagccatgagcatcatgaactcgttcgtgaacgatattttcgagcgcatcgcgggtgaggcttcccgcctggcccattacaacaagcgcagcaccatcagctcccgggagatccagaccgccgtgcgcctgctgctgcccggaGAACTGGCTAAGCACGCCGTGTCGGAagggacaaaggcggtgaccaagtacaccagctccaagtaa